The DNA region TGGAATTCTTGGACTAATCCATTAACCGATAACCAGCGTTCTGCTAGCATCGCGCCCATACAGCCACTCCCTGCGGCGGTAATCGCTTGGCGGAATTCGTGGTCTTGCACGTCTCCTACAGCATAAACCCCTTCAACGCTGGTTTCTACAGAGCCATTGTGGGTGACAATATAACCCGTATCATCCAGTTCAAGCTGACCTTGGAACAGTTGGGTATTGGGTGTATGACCGATGGCGTAGAATAACCCTCTGACATGCAATTCGCTTTCTTCACCCGTCTGATTGTTGCGGAGTTTTATCCCTTTCATGTGGTTGGCTTCACCAAACACATCGACAGCTTCGGTGTTCCAGTGAACCGTAATTTTCGGGTTGTTAATAACGCGGTCTTGCATCGCCTTAGAAGCGCGCAATTCGTTACGACGAACCAACAGGTGAACGTGGGAACCGTATTTGGTTAAATAAATGGCTTCCTCCGCCGCTGTATCGCCACCCCCAATGACGGCGAGGTCTACGCCTCGGAAAATGGGGGTTGCACCATCGCAAATGGCACAGGCGGAAATGCCATGACTCCAAAATTGATGTTCGCAGGGTAGGTTCAGACGCTTCGCAGTTGCACCTGTTGCGATCGCAATACTATGGGTTTTGAACTCTCGTTCCTCAGAACGGACTATAAAAGGGCGTTGGCTGAGGTCAACTGAAATCACATCTTCGGTGTACAGTTCTGCACCCCAACGTTCGGCTTGGGCCTTCATCCGCTGCATCAGTTGAGGGCCTGTAATGCCTTCGGGGAAACCGGGGAAGTTCTCAACCTCTGTCGTGGTCATGAGTTGTCCGCCCGGTATACCCCCCATTTGGTAGCCTTCAAAGACGACAGGCTTTAGGTTGGCCCTGGCTGCATAAATTGCGGCTGTGTAACCTGCGGGGCCTGAACCAATAATAATCAGATTTTCTACCGCCGGATTTGCCATAGGATTTAACTAAACTCATAACGACTACGACTAATATAGTATAACTGAGATTTACAGGCAACGGTTAGCGGAGCGGGCCAGGATATCTTTTATGATGGTGAAAGATTAGGATTGACGCTTTTAGCATCCAGGGACAAAAGCAACATGAGTAAGTTAACGGCTGAAATGGTGGAAAACCTACGCCAGCACTTCAATACAGCCCCTTATCCCAGAATACCGCTAGAGCGATCGCCCAAAGACGAACCCCCCTACCAGCTTTACATTCACAGCCTAGTCACCCCCTACTACATCAGAGATCAAAAAGTCGTCAGCACCGAAGGCAAAGTTATCCTAGATGCA from Desertifilum tharense IPPAS B-1220 includes:
- the trxB gene encoding thioredoxin-disulfide reductase; its protein translation is MANPAVENLIIIGSGPAGYTAAIYAARANLKPVVFEGYQMGGIPGGQLMTTTEVENFPGFPEGITGPQLMQRMKAQAERWGAELYTEDVISVDLSQRPFIVRSEEREFKTHSIAIATGATAKRLNLPCEHQFWSHGISACAICDGATPIFRGVDLAVIGGGDTAAEEAIYLTKYGSHVHLLVRRNELRASKAMQDRVINNPKITVHWNTEAVDVFGEANHMKGIKLRNNQTGEESELHVRGLFYAIGHTPNTQLFQGQLELDDTGYIVTHNGSVETSVEGVYAVGDVQDHEFRQAITAAGSGCMGAMLAERWLSVNGLVQEFHQTETEAAPSEAPKQQATDPEASFNLASTHHEGGYALRKLFHESDRLIVVKYSSPTCGPCHTLKPILAKVIDEFDSKVHYVEIDIEQDPDIAENAQVTGTPTVQFFKDKELLTELKGVKPKSQYRELIQSSL